A window of Hymenobacter siberiensis genomic DNA:
TATTCCGACTGGCTCTGGCTCAGCTCATTCACCAGAATAACGACCTTGCCCGCGTACGGGGCATCTTTGGTGCCCCATACGGCCGTAACCGGCGTGCGCAGAAACACACCCGGGTACATGGGCTGCGGCTCGCCGAACCGTACAAACGGCACCGGCTTGGCTGACAAATACTTGGTGAGCGAAAACACCACGAACTCCGCCGGGTAGTTGCGGATGTCGATGACGAGGCCTTTGGTATTTTTCAGCTGGACCATAGCGGCGGGCAGCTCATCCTGTCTATATAGTACCCAATGAAAAGTAGCCGACGTTATCGGGCAGCAGTTGGAAGAACGGAGCTTTGGGGTCGGGCATCCCGTTGTTGGCGGGCCTGAAGTTGCCCGCCACCCGTTTTTATTCC
This region includes:
- a CDS encoding S41 family peptidase, with protein sequence MTSATFHWVLYRQDELPAAMVQLKNTKGLVIDIRNYPAEFVVFSLTKYLSAKPVPFVRFGEPQPMYPGVFLRTPVTAVWGTKDAPYAGKVVILVNELSQSQSEYTTMALRAVPGAKVVGSTTAGVDGNVSTIILPGNISTMISGLGVYYPDGGETQRVGIVSDVVAQPTIAGIQAGRDEVLEKAVQLIAGQ